The Hahella sp. HNIBRBA332 genome window below encodes:
- a CDS encoding D-alanine--D-alanine ligase, with the protein MKIAVLFGGTSEERDVSIASAAQIIPTLRSLGHEVFSVDTATGQLSAAEEVRLLQAGVAPEPPSTSVIADVRGRAIALSAEAFNIRDVDVVFLALHGGAGEDGRIQAMLNLAGLAYTGSNHIASAAAMDKDLSKRLFRAAGVPTPDWLMAPASSDEVAKKLGWPVVVKPSKQGSTVGLSVVREEAELAGAIALASEYDDEVMIEKFVPGREFTVGILEGKALPVGEIIAPNEIFDYQAKYQVGGAREIFPADISEADAVVMQEIALRAHAALKLGVYSRIDFRMEDNGALWCLEGNSLPGMTASSLLPQAARAAGIEFPELLERICRGAVT; encoded by the coding sequence ATGAAAATCGCAGTATTATTCGGCGGCACGAGCGAGGAGCGGGACGTCTCAATCGCCAGCGCCGCGCAAATTATTCCGACGCTGCGTAGTCTGGGGCATGAAGTGTTTTCTGTGGATACCGCCACTGGGCAGTTATCTGCAGCGGAGGAGGTGCGACTACTGCAAGCCGGTGTGGCTCCAGAGCCTCCGTCTACTTCAGTTATCGCCGATGTGCGCGGGCGAGCCATTGCTTTGTCTGCGGAGGCTTTCAATATCCGTGACGTTGATGTCGTTTTTCTAGCGTTGCATGGCGGCGCCGGAGAAGACGGGCGGATTCAGGCGATGCTAAATCTTGCAGGCCTGGCGTATACCGGCAGCAATCATATTGCGAGCGCGGCGGCTATGGACAAGGACCTGAGTAAGCGCTTATTTCGGGCCGCGGGCGTACCCACGCCGGATTGGCTGATGGCGCCGGCAAGCAGCGATGAGGTCGCGAAGAAATTAGGTTGGCCTGTGGTGGTCAAACCCAGCAAGCAAGGCTCCACCGTCGGTTTAAGTGTAGTGCGTGAAGAAGCTGAACTGGCGGGGGCGATAGCGCTTGCAAGTGAATACGACGATGAAGTCATGATTGAAAAGTTCGTTCCCGGACGAGAATTCACGGTTGGGATATTGGAGGGGAAAGCATTGCCGGTTGGCGAAATTATCGCGCCTAACGAGATCTTCGATTACCAAGCCAAGTATCAGGTGGGCGGCGCCCGTGAAATATTCCCTGCGGATATTTCCGAGGCTGACGCCGTCGTCATGCAGGAAATTGCATTGCGGGCTCATGCGGCGCTGAAGCTGGGCGTGTACAGCCGGATCGACTTTCGTATGGAAGATAACGGCGCTCTGTGGTGCCTGGAAGGGAATTCGTTGCCGGGGATGACAGCGAGCAGTCTATTGCCGCAAGCGGCGAGGGCCGCCGGAATTGAGTTTCCTGAACTTCTGGAGCGAATCTGCCGCGGCGCTGTGACCTGA
- the ssb gene encoding single-stranded DNA-binding protein: MARGVNKVILIGNLGSDPETRYTPSGSAISNLRLATDESYKDKQTGQLVPRTEWHRVVLFGKLAEIAAQYLKKGSKVYIEGRLQTRKWQDQSGQDRYSTEIVVDMQGQMQMLDSRSGGGGMDNSQGYNDGWQQSAPSGDNYGGAPAAAPAGNYGGAPSNNYGGAPNNNYGASSGGYSAPNQAQQRPQQPQQPKPPMPEPMDDFDDDIPF; the protein is encoded by the coding sequence ATGGCGCGTGGTGTAAATAAAGTAATTCTAATTGGTAATTTGGGTAGCGATCCGGAAACACGTTATACCCCCTCCGGCAGCGCGATTTCCAACCTGAGGTTGGCGACTGACGAGAGTTATAAAGACAAGCAGACGGGACAACTGGTGCCCCGTACGGAATGGCATCGGGTTGTGCTGTTCGGCAAGTTGGCGGAGATCGCCGCACAGTACTTGAAAAAAGGCTCCAAAGTATATATTGAAGGTCGCCTGCAAACGCGCAAATGGCAGGACCAGTCTGGACAGGATCGTTACAGCACAGAAATTGTTGTAGACATGCAAGGCCAGATGCAGATGCTCGACAGTCGCAGTGGCGGCGGTGGTATGGATAACTCGCAAGGTTACAACGACGGCTGGCAGCAATCCGCTCCTTCCGGCGATAACTATGGTGGCGCTCCAGCTGCTGCGCCTGCGGGTAATTATGGCGGCGCTCCTTCGAACAATTACGGCGGCGCCCCCAACAATAACTATGGCGCGTCCAGCGGCGGTTATTCCGCCCCGAATCAGGCGCAACAACGCCCGCAACAGCCTCAGCAACCAAAACCGCCCATGCCAGAGCCTATGGACGACTTTGACGACGATATTCCCTTCTGA